In Granulicatella elegans, one genomic interval encodes:
- a CDS encoding helix-turn-helix domain-containing protein, translating to MRKFSYKNLFKKLIDLDMTNNELMEKANVSKSTFYKIKNGQNVTTDVLLRICNTLDCDISEIVECAKVI from the coding sequence ATGAGAAAGTTTTCATATAAAAATTTGTTTAAAAAACTAATAGATTTAGATATGACAAACAATGAACTTATGGAAAAGGCAAATGTGAGTAAAAGTACATTCTACAAAATAAAGAATGGGCAAAATGTAACTACAGATGTTTTGCTTAGGATTTGTAACACATTAGACTGTGATATTTCAGAGATTGTAGAATGTGCAAAAGTTATATGA
- a CDS encoding KilA-N domain-containing protein, whose product MSKIKKEKISAKGFNIEVYTEDFKNDYISLTDIAKYKNKEEPNVVVSNWMRNYNTIEYLGIWEQLNNPDFNPLEFEGYLKEAGSNAFTLSPQKWQKTTNAVGLFVKLGRYGGTYAHKDIAFKFASWISAEFELYIIKDYQRLKEDENSKLSLSWNLHREISKINYKIHTDAIKEHLLKDLTDEQLSFKYASEADMLNVALFNKRAKQWREENSDLKGNMRDYASLNELLVLANMESYNAILIEKGLEQRDRMIELRNLAKTQLISLEKLNQLDIKKLPK is encoded by the coding sequence TTGTCAAAAATTAAAAAAGAAAAAATTTCTGCTAAAGGCTTTAATATTGAGGTTTATACTGAAGATTTTAAAAATGACTATATAAGTCTTACTGATATAGCAAAATACAAAAACAAGGAAGAACCCAATGTAGTTGTTTCAAATTGGATGCGAAACTATAACACAATAGAATATCTTGGTATTTGGGAGCAGTTAAATAATCCAGATTTTAACCCCCTCGAATTCGAGGGGTATTTAAAAGAGGCTGGTAGTAACGCTTTTACTTTATCACCTCAAAAGTGGCAGAAAACAACTAATGCAGTAGGTCTATTCGTAAAGTTGGGTAGATATGGTGGCACATATGCTCATAAAGATATAGCTTTTAAATTTGCTTCATGGATATCTGCAGAATTTGAACTTTATATAATTAAAGATTATCAAAGACTTAAAGAAGATGAAAATTCAAAATTATCATTATCTTGGAATCTGCATAGAGAAATATCAAAAATCAATTATAAGATTCATACAGATGCCATTAAAGAGCATTTATTAAAAGACCTTACAGATGAACAGTTATCATTTAAATATGCAAGTGAAGCAGATATGTTGAATGTTGCACTCTTTAATAAAAGAGCAAAACAGTGGCGTGAAGAAAATTCCGACTTAAAAGGAAATATGAGAGATTATGCAAGCCTTAATGAACTATTAGTACTTGCTAATATGGAATCCTATAATGCAATTTTAATTGAAAAAGGATTAGAACAAAGAGATAGAATGATTGAACTTAGAAATCTTGCAAAGACACAACTTATATCTTTAGAGAAATTAAACCAATTAGACATTAAAAAACTACCTAAGTAA
- a CDS encoding DUF2513 domain-containing protein yields the protein MLNCKILKEAGLINYYNAQYADNSLYFFSVGSLTWEGHDFLDKIREDTTWNNVKKIIKDKALPFTLEVAKTIATDLLAVSMKAALNL from the coding sequence TTGCTGAATTGTAAAATTTTAAAAGAAGCTGGATTGATCAATTACTATAATGCTCAGTATGCTGATAACTCATTATACTTTTTTTCAGTTGGTTCATTAACTTGGGAAGGACATGATTTTTTAGATAAAATTAGAGAAGATACTACATGGAATAATGTCAAGAAGATAATTAAAGATAAAGCTCTGCCGTTTACATTAGAAGTTGCTAAAACCATCGCCACAGATTTGTTGGCAGTTTCGATGAAAGCAGCATTAAACTTATAA
- a CDS encoding helix-turn-helix domain-containing protein: MKANYKKLWHILLDRDMKKKELAHIAGVSTYTINKLNKNDNVTVEVLGKICKALDCTLDDIMEFEEDGE; this comes from the coding sequence ATGAAAGCTAATTATAAAAAGTTATGGCATATTTTATTGGATAGGGATATGAAAAAGAAAGAGTTAGCTCACATAGCCGGAGTTAGTACATATACTATCAATAAACTTAATAAGAACGATAATGTGACGGTGGAAGTTTTAGGGAAGATTTGCAAAGCTTTGGACTGTACTTTAGACGATATTATGGAATTTGAAGAGGATGGTGAATAG
- a CDS encoding type I restriction-modification system subunit M, translating into MAGKNNVNIGFEKQIWDAACVLWGHIPAAEYRKVIVGLIFLRYISSAFEKRYEELLKEGDGFENDRDAYTEENIFFVPEEARWSKISSAAHTPEIGTVIDDAMRAIEKENASLKNVLPKNYASPDLDKRVLGEVVDLFTNEVKMDGTEASKDLLGRTYEYCIAQFAAYEGTKGGEFYTPSSIVKTIVAILKPFNNCRVYDPCCGSGGMFVQSEKFVQAHSDNRGNISVYGQESNADTWKMAKMNMAIRGIDANFGSYHADTFFNDIHKTLKSDFIMANPPFNLSNWGADKLKDDVRWKYGTPPSGNANYAWIQHMIHHLAPNGKIGLVLANGALSSQSSGEGEIRKKIIEDDLVEGIVALPTQLFYSVTIPVTLWFITKNKKQKGKTLFIDARKMGYMVDRKHRDFTEGIQADGSLGDIDLLAKIFEDFQNGELEEKKGFSAIATIEDIAKQDYILTPGRYVGIEEQKDDGEPFEEKMKRLTSELSGMFEKSHELEEEIRKKLGAIGYEV; encoded by the coding sequence ATGGCTGGAAAAAACAATGTAAATATAGGTTTTGAAAAACAAATTTGGGACGCAGCTTGTGTTCTTTGGGGACATATTCCTGCTGCTGAATATAGAAAAGTAATTGTCGGACTTATTTTTCTTCGTTATATATCCAGTGCCTTTGAAAAACGTTATGAGGAACTTTTAAAAGAAGGCGATGGCTTTGAAAACGATAGGGATGCATATACAGAAGAAAATATTTTCTTTGTACCGGAAGAAGCTCGTTGGAGCAAGATTTCTTCTGCTGCACATACACCTGAAATTGGCACAGTAATTGATGACGCCATGAGGGCAATCGAAAAAGAAAATGCAAGCTTAAAAAATGTTTTGCCTAAGAACTATGCCAGCCCTGATTTGGATAAAAGAGTATTAGGGGAAGTTGTTGACTTATTTACTAACGAAGTAAAAATGGATGGAACAGAGGCAAGTAAAGATTTACTGGGGAGAACATATGAGTATTGTATTGCTCAATTTGCTGCCTACGAAGGAACGAAGGGCGGTGAATTTTATACGCCTTCAAGTATTGTAAAGACTATCGTTGCCATACTAAAACCTTTCAATAATTGCCGAGTGTATGACCCTTGTTGCGGCAGTGGTGGTATGTTTGTACAGAGTGAAAAATTTGTACAGGCTCATAGCGACAATCGAGGGAATATTTCTGTTTATGGACAGGAATCTAATGCAGATACATGGAAGATGGCGAAAATGAATATGGCAATAAGAGGAATTGATGCCAATTTCGGATCTTATCATGCCGATACATTCTTTAATGACATCCATAAAACATTAAAATCGGATTTCATTATGGCAAATCCACCGTTTAATCTTTCTAATTGGGGTGCAGATAAATTAAAAGATGATGTTAGATGGAAATATGGAACTCCACCATCGGGAAATGCAAACTATGCGTGGATACAACATATGATTCACCACTTAGCACCGAATGGAAAAATAGGCTTAGTACTCGCTAACGGTGCATTGTCATCCCAATCTTCAGGAGAAGGAGAAATAAGGAAGAAGATTATAGAAGATGATCTCGTTGAAGGGATTGTTGCTTTGCCGACGCAATTGTTTTATAGCGTGACTATTCCTGTGACCTTGTGGTTTATTACAAAAAATAAAAAACAAAAAGGGAAGACTCTATTTATTGATGCCAGAAAAATGGGATATATGGTTGATAGAAAGCATAGAGATTTTACAGAAGGTATACAAGCAGACGGAAGTCTTGGAGATATTGACTTGTTAGCAAAAATATTTGAAGATTTTCAGAATGGAGAATTAGAGGAGAAAAAGGGATTTTCTGCTATAGCTACAATAGAAGATATAGCAAAACAAGATTATATCTTAACTCCCGGTCGATATGTGGGCATTGAAGAGCAAAAAGATGACGGAGAGCCTTTTGAGGAAAAGATGAAAAGGCTGACCTCAGAGCTTTCGGGTATGTTTGAGAAATCTCATGAACTGGAAGAGGAAATTAGAAAGAAACTGGGGGCGATTGGTTATGAAGTGTAA
- a CDS encoding restriction endonuclease subunit S has product MKCKLEEIVDVTMGQSPKSEYYNTEKNGYPFLQGNRTFGFKYPTFDTYTTVMTKSAKAGDVIMSVRAPVGALNITPVDMCLGRGVCSLRMKNGNQSFLFYMMKYYISHLLKKESGTVFGSVNRNDISGLEVDIPEDVEEQNKIARYLEMIDDKIELNNAINNNLAA; this is encoded by the coding sequence ATGAAGTGTAAACTGGAAGAAATTGTAGATGTAACAATGGGGCAATCGCCTAAATCTGAATACTATAACACAGAAAAGAATGGCTATCCTTTTTTACAAGGAAACAGAACATTTGGATTTAAGTATCCTACTTTTGATACGTATACAACGGTAATGACAAAATCTGCTAAAGCAGGCGATGTGATAATGAGCGTTAGAGCACCTGTTGGAGCTCTTAATATTACTCCGGTGGATATGTGCTTAGGTCGTGGTGTTTGTTCATTGAGAATGAAGAATGGCAATCAGAGTTTTTTGTTTTACATGATGAAATATTATATTTCTCACTTGCTTAAAAAGGAGAGTGGTACAGTATTTGGTTCTGTAAACAGGAATGATATTAGCGGCTTGGAAGTTGACATTCCAGAAGATGTAGAAGAACAAAATAAAATTGCTCGATATTTGGAAATGATAGACGATAAGATTGAACTCAATAATGCGATAAACAATAATTTAGCGGCTTAA
- a CDS encoding restriction endonuclease subunit S, with protein MLNNNLEQQAQVIFDAMFPSISNGENTIGDIITPKRGKGLLSKNAIFGNVPVVAGGLEPSTYHNVANTLAPVLAISASGANSGYVSLWNIPIWSSDSSFIDSSMTDDVYFWYVLLKNRQKEIYDAQTGSAQPHIYPQHIAAMPISNLDFDNVRNYTATVTPIFEMIGHNKAENTRLADLRDTLLPRLMSGELDVSKIEI; from the coding sequence ATGCTAAACAATAATTTAGAGCAACAAGCTCAGGTAATTTTTGATGCTATGTTTCCGAGTATATCAAATGGAGAAAATACTATCGGAGATATCATAACGCCTAAAAGAGGCAAGGGCTTACTATCAAAAAATGCTATATTCGGAAATGTTCCAGTTGTTGCCGGCGGGTTGGAACCATCAACTTATCATAATGTAGCTAATACATTAGCTCCTGTTCTTGCTATATCTGCTTCAGGTGCAAATTCGGGATATGTTAGCTTATGGAATATACCAATTTGGTCATCCGACTCATCTTTTATTGATAGTTCAATGACAGACGATGTTTATTTTTGGTATGTACTATTAAAAAATCGGCAGAAAGAAATATACGATGCTCAAACTGGTTCTGCGCAGCCGCACATTTATCCTCAGCATATAGCTGCTATGCCTATAAGCAACTTAGACTTTGATAATGTCCGCAACTACACAGCCACAGTAACACCGATTTTTGAGATGATTGGTCACAACAAAGCTGAAAATACCCGCTTAGCAGACTTGAGGGATACCCTTTTACCACGTTTGATGTCCGGCGAGCTTGATGTTTCTAAAATCGAGATTTAA
- the xerA gene encoding site-specific tyrosine recombinase/integron integrase, protein MKQDLIKDIVQGMLPYLNNAQNEKLQEVLQYTLASYDVTESKQQKKTSEQNFVELFLSAKRIEGCSEKSLKYYKSTIEAMLDELKKDVKHIVTDDIREYLTEYQEKKKSSKVTIDNIRRILSSFFSWLEDEDYILKSPVRRIHKVKTGTNIKETYSDEALELMRDNCTELRDLAIIDMLASTGMRVGEMVLLNRNDIDFNERECIVFGKGSKERVVYFDARTKIHLQNYLESRTDDNPALFVSLKSPHDRLKIGGIEVRLREYGKKLGLQKVHPHKFRRTLATMAIDKGMPIEQLQQLLGHRKIDTTLQYAMVKQSNVKIAHRKYIG, encoded by the coding sequence GTGAAACAAGATTTAATCAAAGATATTGTTCAAGGAATGTTGCCATACTTGAACAACGCACAAAACGAAAAGTTACAAGAAGTTTTGCAATATACCCTTGCAAGTTATGATGTAACAGAAAGCAAGCAACAAAAGAAAACTTCGGAGCAGAACTTTGTAGAACTGTTCTTATCGGCAAAGAGAATAGAGGGTTGTTCAGAGAAATCTCTCAAATACTACAAATCTACTATTGAAGCTATGCTTGATGAACTCAAAAAAGATGTCAAACATATAGTTACAGATGATATAAGAGAATACCTGACAGAGTATCAGGAAAAGAAAAAGTCAAGTAAAGTTACAATAGACAATATACGCCGTATTCTTTCAAGTTTCTTTTCTTGGTTGGAAGATGAGGACTATATACTGAAAAGTCCGGTACGACGTATACACAAAGTTAAAACTGGCACAAACATAAAGGAAACCTATTCCGATGAAGCGTTGGAGCTTATGAGGGATAACTGCACAGAACTGAGAGATTTAGCAATTATAGATATGCTTGCTTCTACCGGTATGCGTGTAGGAGAAATGGTGCTACTTAATCGCAATGATATTGATTTCAATGAGAGAGAATGTATTGTTTTCGGTAAGGGCAGTAAAGAAAGAGTTGTTTACTTTGATGCAAGAACAAAGATACATTTGCAGAATTACTTAGAAAGCAGAACAGACGATAATCCGGCACTGTTTGTATCGCTGAAATCGCCACACGATAGATTAAAAATTGGCGGGATTGAAGTGAGATTAAGGGAATACGGAAAGAAATTAGGCTTGCAAAAAGTACACCCACATAAATTCAGACGTACCCTTGCAACGATGGCAATAGATAAGGGAATGCCAATTGAGCAATTGCAACAACTTTTAGGACATAGGAAGATAGATACGACCTTGCAATATGCAATGGTTAAACAAAGCAATGTAAAAATTGCTCATAGAAAATATATTGGATAG
- a CDS encoding restriction endonuclease subunit S, with protein sequence MAEQITTLASLTVDEKGSYGIGASAVPFSRDLYTYLRITDIKDDGTLNLQDLKSVDDDKASEYLLKPNDIVFARTGASTGRNYFYDGTDGELVYAGFLIKFSIDEKKVNPKYIKYFCQSKQHKDWINCFNTGSTRGNINAQTLGKMPIPLIERKKQDALVSILSSIDEKIKKNEAINNNLEQQMQALFNEYLSSNKFYDLTTVKDVVLSANTGADAIQKAPMVDYDTGIRCIRVGDMTNNRSFHDWGFTKVTDDVFKRYQLHKDDIVVTRTASLGLNTIIPEDLPAVYNNGLIRLTVNTSNVLPLYLFRQFQTEDFSNYISCIESETSVRPNMKINYLLKYEFVLPPITKQNEIIALLTPMLNQQNNLIVENKHLEALRDTLLPKLMSGELDVSNIDL encoded by the coding sequence ATGGCTGAACAAATCACAACGTTAGCTTCACTAACGGTAGACGAAAAAGGTTCATACGGAATTGGTGCAAGTGCCGTTCCTTTTTCAAGAGATTTATATACCTATTTGAGAATTACAGATATAAAAGATGACGGAACTCTCAATCTACAAGATTTGAAATCGGTTGATGATGATAAAGCTTCGGAATATCTTTTAAAACCGAACGATATTGTATTTGCAAGAACAGGAGCAAGTACTGGAAGAAATTATTTTTACGATGGAACAGACGGGGAGTTGGTATATGCAGGATTTCTTATTAAATTCAGTATTGATGAGAAAAAAGTAAATCCTAAATATATAAAGTATTTCTGTCAATCTAAACAGCATAAGGACTGGATTAACTGCTTTAATACTGGTAGCACACGTGGAAACATAAATGCTCAAACTCTTGGGAAAATGCCGATTCCTCTAATTGAGAGAAAGAAACAAGATGCTTTGGTAAGTATTCTTTCAAGTATAGACGAAAAAATTAAGAAGAATGAAGCAATAAACAATAATTTAGAGCAGCAAATGCAAGCATTATTCAACGAATATCTTTCGTCGAATAAATTTTATGATTTGACAACGGTTAAGGATGTTGTTTTATCTGCTAATACTGGGGCAGACGCTATTCAAAAGGCTCCCATGGTAGATTACGATACAGGAATAAGATGTATTCGAGTTGGTGATATGACGAATAATCGCAGTTTCCACGATTGGGGGTTTACCAAAGTTACGGATGATGTTTTCAAACGCTATCAACTACACAAAGATGATATAGTGGTAACAAGAACAGCATCTCTCGGTCTTAATACAATTATTCCTGAAGATTTACCAGCAGTATATAACAATGGTTTGATACGTTTAACTGTGAATACATCAAATGTCCTGCCTTTGTACTTATTCAGACAATTTCAGACAGAAGATTTTTCAAATTATATTTCTTGTATAGAAAGTGAAACATCTGTGCGTCCAAATATGAAAATTAACTATTTGTTGAAATATGAATTTGTATTGCCTCCAATTACAAAGCAAAATGAGATTATCGCATTACTAACTCCCATGTTGAATCAGCAAAATAATCTTATCGTCGAAAACAAACATCTCGAAGCCTTACGTGACACACTCTTACCAAAACTAATGTCCGGTGAGCTTGATGTCTCCAACATCGACCTTTAA
- a CDS encoding FRG domain-containing protein translates to MEEIIFNKDEMENYGIEITSVSSFIDEVNRLKDDLYGSNEELFFRGQKTDFWDVIPSIFRGNFLSAEHTLMQVPLLKAPYEFMSINNDFEIMTKYQHYGMCTRLLDLTTNPLVALYFACEEYGDVCYKGIEDEENTKTQEANGVIFFNKKYSVSTNEINIKVISSLSQIDLSNDNTLESILRKLTERQAISKKLEERWKSKEHFEEFINIIQNNYIVIPPYNNERLSRQCGMFLLAGCFNFVYTESIRESSIEKGYKDLRDEFDRKFFYIPGEKKKEILEELDTYNINEATLFPELEHQLSYIKNKKNAKTKALSEFIKFDFNDINQQIIKTDIEISSNIIKDESFKDTVIKDLNEKYHFNMQKIWELVEEWVSIIDWNRQESVISRFRVGVQKVLLKNGLDKEHAKNESEYISDKIIKIASEVSERSEK, encoded by the coding sequence ATGGAAGAAATAATATTTAATAAAGATGAAATGGAAAATTATGGAATAGAGATAACTTCTGTAAGTTCTTTTATTGATGAAGTAAATAGGTTAAAAGATGATTTGTATGGGAGCAATGAGGAATTATTTTTCAGAGGGCAAAAAACTGATTTTTGGGATGTTATTCCAAGCATTTTTAGAGGTAATTTTTTAAGTGCAGAACATACTTTGATGCAAGTTCCTCTATTAAAAGCACCTTATGAATTTATGTCTATAAATAATGATTTTGAAATCATGACGAAATACCAGCATTATGGAATGTGTACAAGATTGTTGGATTTAACTACGAATCCGTTAGTTGCCTTATACTTTGCTTGTGAAGAATATGGTGATGTATGTTATAAAGGAATTGAAGATGAAGAAAATACTAAAACACAAGAAGCGAACGGTGTAATATTTTTTAATAAAAAATATTCTGTATCTACAAATGAGATAAATATAAAAGTTATATCCTCTTTATCTCAGATAGATTTATCAAATGATAATACGCTTGAATCTATCTTGAGAAAACTTACAGAACGGCAAGCAATTTCAAAAAAGTTAGAAGAAAGATGGAAATCAAAAGAACATTTCGAAGAATTTATAAATATTATTCAAAATAATTATATTGTTATACCTCCATACAACAATGAAAGATTATCAAGACAATGCGGAATGTTTTTATTGGCAGGATGCTTTAATTTTGTTTATACCGAGTCAATCAGGGAGTCCAGTATAGAAAAGGGATATAAAGATTTACGAGATGAATTTGATAGAAAGTTTTTCTATATTCCTGGAGAGAAGAAGAAAGAAATATTAGAGGAATTAGATACTTATAATATAAATGAGGCAACTTTATTTCCTGAATTGGAGCATCAATTGAGCTATATAAAAAATAAAAAGAATGCTAAAACAAAGGCTTTATCAGAATTTATAAAATTTGATTTTAATGATATAAACCAACAAATAATAAAAACAGATATTGAAATAAGTAGCAACATAATAAAAGATGAGAGTTTCAAAGATACTGTCATTAAAGATTTAAACGAAAAATATCATTTCAATATGCAAAAAATATGGGAATTGGTGGAAGAATGGGTTTCAATAATCGATTGGAATAGACAAGAGTCTGTAATAAGTAGATTTAGGGTGGGCGTTCAAAAAGTATTACTGAAAAATGGATTAGATAAAGAACATGCAAAGAATGAATCTGAGTACATCAGTGATAAAATTATAAAGATAGCAAGTGAAGTGTCGGAGAGGAGTGAGAAATAG